cGTTGTTCCAACAAACCTTTTAATAgaatattccatttttaaaatccTAATCATAGatggacaaaaaaaaatatgaaagaatgCCTGGATTAAATGAAAACtgggtaattaaaaatattaatatgaatttttttttctgtttattttatgttataaatgattatttatgtaaatatcaattgataataattaaattaattaatttaaaaagaataattaaatgattattattaatattgtgtaaaaaaatatttgttgactaattgttttttaatttatattaattattatattattatgtattaattattattgttgtgtttagtacaaaattgtattatataattcaaagataaaatgaaaaaaaatgataaatttttaaaaaaaatggcaattattaaaataaataaataaataaaattaaaaaaaaaaaaaagtattaaaaattatataaatatattatataaatttaaaaaaaaaatattatattccaaAGACTGTGTATTAAGATAATCAACAATCACtgttttgttttcgtttttctgTTTTCCATAATGATTTATACGATAATTTTGAATTTGGCAAAAAAATGAGATCAAAATATACGAAAATAGGGTCTTTtaccatttttcaaaaaattaagtttaaggAATATTGCATTAGaactaaattttataagtttttcattaaattttaaagaatggtAGATTCTTACTTCATACACatatttaaaaggaaaaaaatttcctgCTTGCAGGTTTCCGGAAACTGAATGTGGAAAGTTGTATCCTTCCTTATTCTTAATGGAATAATTCTGACAGTCGAAACTGGTTTGCTTTtttcataaagaatttttttatcttacttaGAAAAAATTCTCTTGTTTTACCTACAATATCGGTTAAGATTTCTTGTTTAATTCACTCACAGATGGCGAGACTATACTTTGCGATATActttaaaactataaacaaataactttCATACACATTGTTCGATGGACGATTTTTGATgtgttttcataaaaacttgttTCCAAGATTACCTACTTTACCTGCATACAGTTTCTTTTTTATAGAGCagaatgaaaaatcaattttcatctTATTTGTGGTTCTTCAACAATAGTCCACACGTTTTGGAAGAAAATATTCCAATTTTCAATCGACTGCCTCTAAGTTTCTTTAACAATCCAAAGAACTGCACAGTTGCGTGAACAATTTTCATGCGAAAAGTAGTAAATTAATAAAGGAGTAAATATTTTCtcctaaaaattttctgttatagTGAAAGATTCGTCTGAAAGATTGAAAGCCACTCCAACgggttataaaatttcaaacttcaacGTCGTTTAagaagttttctttaaaatttcctcgtaatatttaataattgatattttgccaaataagaaattatattataaatcaaaataccAATGCCTTAAAACCAtaagtgaaaaattataaacatagtaaaaaaataaaaaacatctcCTCACTAAGAAGCAACCTCGTCATGGTGTCGCCCGCCACTCGCACTTTAGTACTTAtgtaatgtattatataataatatatatgtacatttttataacaCGCATTTTTCccttaaataaaagaaaaatttagacATTCTCTAAATACGAAagtgtttttcttatttattccaTTCTCGCATATGTTCGGAACTTTTTATGGAAGTTATATTACGGGTAAGTAATTTTACAGTCAATATATAACGGCTTTCTATTTTCTAAAAGGGAAATgttgagaaaatacaaaatatatatttttttcctcGGCCGAAAGTAAAGCAAATACTATACATCAAACGGGTAGAAAGTTTGAGAGACCTGAACCGTGCGCCATTTTGCCCTCGTTATCATCGATCATATCGCGCAGTGCAGGAAATTCAAACTTTCTGCCCTTGTAGTGAATATACTATTATTTGGTTGATTACATTGTCAATAAAATCAACTGACGGATCACGCTGTAATCGACCAACTGGCTCTTGCACGAGTGTTCCTTCCAAATCGATCCCATTCTTTTTCTTTAGTTCAGGGGGAGGGAGGCTACGCAGATAGCAAACGTCAAAATTAGCTACCTAACTCTATCCACTACAGGCTGTTAATCCTCAGCACGGATTTAGAATTAAATCTACCGGGCCTTCGTAAATCTACCTGGGATCCTTTTTTCGCTCTTCTAAGGGGTCATCATTCACAAAAGCAAACGTTCATTGTTATTTTGAACAAGCCCAATACTTATGTAAACTATTTAATGCTGCCATCTACGCCAAAACTGTCATATTATATTTGGTTCCTACTATAGGTTTCTATTTTTGTCACCGTGGCATTGCAATCGTAACATTGAAACCCAAGAATCACATATAAATAAACCCTCATAAgggcacatttctcataaaccatTCAGAGCatcgatatgaattttccacaaaagataaataaaattatgaacaataaaattaaagccaattgtgaacaaaagaggaTAGGGAAGGGAGGTAGGCAAGTGAAGAGTAGGCTATAACACGATAGTCGAAACTGCCCGGCAATGAGCTTGTTCAAAGTAACAATGCACGTTCACTTTTGGGCacatattttatctatttatttattacaggaAAAATATGCGCTTTCTTATTTGGATGTCCGTACAAAAGTGAATTGTTATTTTGAACAATCCCAATATTTATGTTAACAATTTATTGCTGCCATCGACGCCATGCTTGTCATATTATATGGTTCCCcataaagctttttatttttgacgCAGTGGCACTGCAATCGTAACATTTGTTACTGCTTAGTACcagtaaaattaatacataaaaattaatttttctttatttcttaaaaatagatattaggtttaacttattaattattattattataaattatatactcatattataaaaaatttttacaatagattgaaaaaaaaaattattgctgaTTTGACTAGAGTGGTATGACTTCGATAGTGCAATACCAccttaaatttcttttaacaaaaaaaaaaaacaactttaaataatattctttagtACTGTAAAAGAGAGTGAATCGGGAAACTAGGATGAATAGGGACAATATTCGTTGTAAACCGTTTTTCGAAGCTTTTCTGCTAAATAATCCATAGGTTTTATTTACCCCACAGTTTCGAATCACCCAGTTTTACCAGTTACTCGTTTTATTTCGtgtttctttattaatttttttttaaatcccgtTTTTTTAGCACTTTCTGAcgtataaatatcataaaagttaataaagGGCTTTTCAGGAGGAATGGTAAATATTTTAGGTAAGTATTCAGGTACGCGGAATAAATATAAAGGTTCCTATTCGTTGcttaaatacataaatgatgaaattatTGTAGGAAAACTCATATCAGTAGTATAAAGAAAAGATAGAGTACCTTAAGTTCGGTTCTTCACGCAACGAATTAATATGGCCGACGTAGGTCCTATCTCCAACTTTACAGAAATAAAGACAAGTCGGTTTTTTTCTGTACTGTTTAAGAATAGGACCCATGTTTAtagaaacttttatatttattctacaCCCctgaataagtttttttttagttttccttCTGAAACACCCTGTGTAATATCTTAACACATTGAACTACAACTATTTTCTTTGGACACGCTCGTGGTAAATACATTACTATCTTAACGACGATATAGAAAAGGCAACACCAATTGCCTTTGCATACGTATTTTCAGAAGCGTTTCTTAATCAAAAATATCTGTAATAAGATATAACCTTATTTCGATATTTaggtaaattttatagaaacgcTAAAAGGTCTTCAAAATGATCGCGCTTTAACTGTAATTCTGCGTATCAAATgaagatattacaaaaatttttcttctattcaTTGGTTGTATTGGACGATTATTTTGCGACATTATTCCATGGCCTGTTTCTAGCTGACGAAATTTGTTTAActagaaaagaaattaaatattaatttttatatcatttgattTTAACTAAAAGATATGTCACTGTTCTGAAATATTTATCGAGCTGACTAATGatcattttgttaataataccttagaaactatattattttttaagtataattggCGCAGTCGGTAGGtataattaaaatctttaatcGTAGATCTTCATAAAAAGTTCAGTCACACCTAGTATGGCTGGAGCAGTaggttcgatttccgccgtcacataaaaatattaaatttttaaaaagttgtaaTGAAGCTGACATTATCAGCcgaaaaggtgataaaacatataaaaagtgTCACAAGAGGCACTATGGCCTAAATATATCCCTCGTAGACAGCCATTATAATCTAATTTAATCTAAAACCCTCTTTTAAGTCTCTGAACTCAACAtcgaaaaaaatctaaaaaccgattatttaaattttttagcttaAATTTAAGCTTAACTTACGTCAAAAATTGTGAGTCTTTAGAATATATGATCTTTGAggctaaaaatttttcttttcacttACCTGTGTACTTGAGATTATTAACGTTTCAGGTGCAATTAACCAAGTTACAGCTTCCGCACATGGTGGCGTTGTTAACGAGCCAGCATAAGAaacaatattatgattattaaaattcgTTGTAACCAGAAAAGATGGAGGGAACGGTTCAATTTCTGTACTAGATTTCGGTGGAACAATTTTGGTCAAggaatttgtaattaattctaATGTTCTATCAAAAATTAGATCGTCCAACTGCAACAAAATTTAGTtacaaaattaaacattgaacTTTTAAAACTATGGAATGTAagaactggacaaattgataatttaatatcgttacatttcaaatcgatattccaataaataacgaaaatatgtgggtgtcttcatcttaaatgcaacacactgTATACGAATTTAAAGTTTAGGTAATCGGTTTTACCCTTTTGGCAGTGATGTGATACAAAACGTAACAAAAATTACCTTCAACATATACGCAATCACAAGTACACCTTGTGGATCTTCTATGACGTCTTTTAACTTTTCGTAATCGgatcgaacatgtactgcatgTATTTCAGCTGCATAATATCTAGAATTTATCGCATGCTCACTACCTCGAAGATTTGTATTACCCCAATGGAAGTGTAATTGATCCAGTACATATCGATATTTTAGACCACCATGTTCGATAAATGGTCGAGTACTTGGatctgaataattaaatttcagttcaactagaaaatttacaaaattaacattaatataattgggtacttaaaattacaattcatcatttttaatctgtatatcacgtgacctaaaaaaGCACGAATtgccatgatgtgacatcatataggcaaaagGAATATGCATTCATTACTAATTTGTTAATGGCTTTACACAGCAATTGTAGGGTTATGTTACCAACAACTTTAtttgtacatataataattacatacaccaCTGtcgtttttaccaatattacgtcaccaaaatggctgacagCATTTTTGcgataataaaaaaagcaagaaagcgtgtttattgtaccgaaatatattttttgtggctttttattagcccctaaaattttcagaattgatttagactttttataaaaaaaaatcaagccattttatccaaaattgccctagcGCTCGTACATCCATAACAGTGtcataaaaaaacttcttttactTTGTACAAGGAATTGTAAAAAGGAAACGGTTTATTTTACAACCggtaatttcataataataataattaattgcttcaaaaataaatcaataaatagctagttatttttttatacaacttcaagaatatattttttgaaccaattaaataaatattgaataattgtCGTATTCAAATGTCATATGTTTATGTAATTAATCCTTTTCAAATAATCGATTATTATCACGATTAGAAAGTAAATTAAACTAATATGATTAATATGTATATTCGTTAAAAATAGATCTATAAGGCctctaaatttgaatttatgatACAATAAATAGTAATATGGACTAAGAGTTAGACCCAAAACCGGCTTTATGATAACCTGGTGGAAAGCCTTTCTGCCTGTTGACAAATTCGATTTTACATGTTTGTGTGGATTTGCGACTGATTAGGAGCctcaaattttcactttttggtTTATAAATACAAGCGATTTTGTATTACCTGTTAGATACCTGAATacgttttaattataataaatacgaaACTAACCTGAATGTCCCGTATTTTTCAATGTCACCGAATTCGGCATTAAGaaataattctcaaaattaaatggtttttcTGAATGGTAAGGAAACTGTCTTATCctgttatcaataatatttatgggAGATTGTCGTTTTGCACCACATCCTGGATACATTAAATGCCATTGTGATGGTTCTAGAAAATTtaacatacataaatttaaCATGTCTAAAACTAAATCCCCATTTAGATTAAAGTTTTGCGATTTTGAAACCCATTGTTTATTGGAAAAGAACATAGTTTCTGTCGGGTGTCCATGATATCTCTCGCTCTTTCTAAAGTTATGATTTTAACGTGTCTGTTtatctgtgtatctgtctgtagcatccatcgtagctcctaaacagacGAACTGCTTTTCTGCGTGTTTGAAAGACAATTTGATCGAAAGTGTTCTGAGggatgttttaagtgcgagtttagggttccgtactcgataGCAAATTGTGTTTCCcaattagtaaattttaattgtattccCCAGCTAAAActgaaatagaaaattaaaattttagaattccATGGTACTCACCAAGGACTTTATGATTTCGCTCATATCCAAAACTCATGGCACCAtaaagttttctaaaattatttcgcTCCTGTCTAAACTGATTGAAGTAATTAACATCTTTAAGCCCTCCTGAATTATTTGGAAGTATTAGAtcttcaatataaattttacttgtatttttTGGAACTATTGTATCCAAATCATTTGTTGGATTTTGATGTGATGATGGAATTTGACGAATTATTGAACCTTGTTCCAATATATTccgattattataattaaaaaattgatcatgATTATCGATGATTGGTTGTTGCATGTAATTATTACCATAATAGACTTTTTCCAAATATTCGTTATTCTCAGTTTCCGGATATTTCTGATAATTTGTATCGATAGgtgtataatatatttcgtaatgaatattatttggtCGTAGAaaattttgccaaaatttttgtaaatattgaaacGAACTCACtgctgtaaatattcaattaaaacaagtgaaaacaaacaattgactgagttaactgttgaaataacatgcatagacagtgttgattactctatcacattacacacacatacatgtcacacatacataactgatattcccatataatacatactataaaatttacgcctaatttacgccctcacgcgtaaacagtgatgtttacgaaaaaatgtatcaaacaaaagttgttttattttttataacgaacaatttttactcttaaacttttgttctatctctaacggttaacaaaatgggtcctacggacgcaagacccaattaacctatgttgctcatttacgaactcgacctcactttttatgtcctgagcacgctacaaacttgatatcctttttcgttcttgagttatcgtgatgacagacggacagacgacagacagacaaccggaaatggactaattaggtgattttatgatcacctataccaaaattttgttggtagcatcaatatttgtaagtaaaattttgtataccttgtatattacatgtatatacatggtataaaaattaatagtttttgtaataataatgtaattggATTTATTTACGAGATGATAGCCTAAAAATTTCTGTGGACATTAATGCAAAAGCGCTTAATTTTATCCttgagtaaattaaaaatatgtgggTATTAATTTTTGGtggaataatttatattttttacctgATAAACTTGTACAATTATTCCCATTAAACATTtctattatcataattaataaaaatgtaaagattttcatatttctgaaaaaaagaaaactttttagtttAAGTTAAAACACAGcctgaaattaaattaacttaagttaattaattaatcaattgatTAGACTATCATtacatagaaaatttcaaagaaatagcCAGTTTCTACGATATTTTCTGAATGTTATCTTTGTCAATCGCGAAACCTGCCTATATTTAGTCTGAGCTTATATTGCCGCGAGAATCATTGGTGGTTTGAAGAACATGAGATCAAACGAGAAAACAATTATGCTATTGACAGAACGAGACAAGATAATTATGAAAAAGAGTAATAGTCGATTAGATTTGAAGTCAAATTTTGTATTGTCTCGCAACATCATTAACAATTTCTTCAACTTCTCTATGACAATATCTTCAATTTTTGGCTTCACAATTAGGACTGTTTAGTTGctatgatatattattttgctgTGGGAAAATGCCTTCGAAATAAcgattgaaatatttatcaattttatccaaaaatactCTGCTAAAATGTCTCTGTCTCAGTGCTCGTCAATCTGCTCTTGTGGttttaaataatgatcattCAGAGCTCATAACAGCTTGACAGTTGCGGTGGAACAATAAGATGTAAGGCGAAAAAATACGATCGCTTGAAATCTCACTGATCTAAGTCATCAAAAATTCGCCTTTTTGGCTCGCTTCGTTCGAAAACAACTTTTCGAATATAAAGAAATGGAATGAAATTTTACAAGACAATGGCCATTGTGGACTGTCCTTTGAAGTGGGATGTTTTTTGATACTCTACTCTGTATAATATGGATACTCCAAAATATGGAAGATTCAACACAGACCAAAAATTAAGACTAAGAtgtatttacaaagtattacATATATAGATTATATTGGAAGTATGATAATTGATCATGTAATAGTTTTTTGCATCAATTTTCTCACGTTTAGTAAACTATTAATTAACAAGCCTTTAATTTATCGTTTCTCAACAAATGTATCCAAGCTATAAGTCatatagtatattaattaaactttcttttaattaatggtttttGAATCTGCagataataattacttattacacatcaataaatttatccttaggtcattattttattaaaaatatttgagtgttacctataatttattgatttaattatacaaatcacactttttagtacaatgtattcaaaaagtaataattatttaggatgctgaatttataattttaatttcccgAAGTGAACTTTTTTCCAACAAAGTGTTTCCAAACTTTTGTGGGGAAATTTTCCCCCCGAAAAcctataaattatatgaaaatctaATGCAAATATATCCCtctcaatttatttttacattcgatttaaaaatttatcatttttttataaagaacaactttttaatttaaacaatccgtctatctcttaccatttaCAAACTAGAGCTTGAATCTTTAACGATCCTGAAACTCTACGTCACATTTATATTCCAGGTAAGTTTTTCACAAGATGTCCCCTTTCAAGtagaaaaaagtaataatttagcattatatttaaaatataaaaaaatacttagaaaACCAATGTTATTCTTAAATTGGTTAGAGCAATATCCAATTTGTAATAGAAGATTATAATTGCCGTTGGGCCGGTgtaatgtttcaaaattgatGAACAACACTTTTTGAATACATTGTAATTTTACtctatcaaataaatatatgcagaaattcaaataaatataataattaatatattgcaaatggaatatataaaaaaaattaattattaatatttttaatccatgtatttagtttcaaaaaatattttaagtacacATTATTAGaaacaataaattcttaaatttcaattttaaatcatcaaaaattggttttaattattaatattattttgtattatttgcataaatatttaaaaaaattgagattagcctaatttgttttttaaaattatagataatttaaaaattaaaaagaaaattactgaTAAAAATAATGGGGTAAAATACATGAATCTACTTAGACTTAAAGAAAATCTTTGTAGCAATGTTTTCTAAGGTAATTATGTCAGCACTTGCAGGCATGAATTAATGGcaacaatatatttaataacgTGAATCGTGAACAGAAGTAGAATAGTGAAACtgtacttataaaaataattcgccGAAAGGATAAGAATGACACCAACCAGAAGGCCAGGATGGTGTCCCTTCTGATAACATTTCTAGTTGCAAAATgcgtaacaaatttttaaaataaaaagccaAATGGGAGGAATTTACGATGGTGAAATATGATATGGAATCGAACATTCTAAATCtggtattttgttaaattttgtcaaGTGTTTAGGGGTGGTTCCTCCCTACTTCATTTAAAGACTTATTTGCTGCATAGGAAGCTGATGAAGATTAAAATTTACCCTCATTAGGACGTCGCGTATCATTACATAGTAAAAAAATGTCACTTCCCGCTGTCCGAATggccctatgtatgcttagatctttaaaactacgcaacggattttgatgcgattttttaaaagatagaaTGATTCTAGacgaaggtttatatgtataatatatgcacAATATAGTTGATTATCAGCATTTCACCCTTGCGAAGCCGGAGCGGGTCGCtagtattcaatatttaaagcACAAAGTTCGCACACGATCaatcactttttatttataaacacagTTAAATCGCCGGTTATTCAATACACTCAAactcactttaaattaaaaaatatccgatgatttgaaaattttgatgaccCCAGGTGAGTAATTAAGggttaataaaacttttacttacaatttgtttatattaattttttaatcacttttaatataaaaaaaatatataaactgtCTTCAAAGCTAAGCATTTAAACCGCCAAACTTGAAGATAAAATACATATTGAgttttttgaactaaaaaattagatttaaatagTTTATACCACCTCTCTCtaaataatacctaataataatattggacTCATTTAATCAGATCCGTATCCGTTTTAGATTTCAATGTGGGGGCAGACATTAACACAAAAAagttcggaaaattttttttataataaaattaattcaattttttgttaaatattcatGGATTCAAATTAATGATCgtgtaatttaatttagaattatCATTTATGGTTATAATTTGATTTACATATCCAATGCTCTCTGctcaaaaatatctaaaaaaatccgcgtgatattttacaaaattggatTCATATAAATGAATGATATTTCTATGATATTTTTTGACTACACTAACACTGACTGCGAACTAGTAAAGCAACCGAATTTCTGCCTGGTAAATTAAGATTAgaattcattttgttattattgaCACCCAATAAACCTATTCTTCCCTGCCAAAAATTACTTGTTatacaatcatttaaaaataaaaattcccaCGTAAAACGGGTATAGATTCCAACATTTCTTGACTTCCAAacgataaaatttggaaatatagTCCTGCGATTTTTGttacgatttaaaataaaagtttaattttaaaaattgtattatttggtataatattttgttaaatttctgTGATTGCAACGTTGATTTTTTAACacgttttttctttaaataatttttttgtgttaaattgtaaaatattttattatcctcCCACCCAAAATTTGATGACATGTTTgggtgaaataataataaattaattggtaATTAACGATTACAAGCTATTCATTTATCCACCTCCTTagttatcgtttttttttaccgTAGACAGACAAGGCTTTGATAGCAGAACTGAATAATAATGACACTTTAATGCTTGACTGTGAGCTTATCGTGAATTGAAAATTCATTGGTTGCTTTTACCTAACATTTGGAGAATCGTAATTCAGAAAAATTTAGTTAACCGAGGCCGAATTTACGTGTTAATGGAAATCAAGGTTTTCGATTTGCGTGTTTTTCGTCGGGCTTTTCATCTGCCGTACATGTATGCACTATGCATGCATGTTAAAAGAAAACACAATATGTAAAAATTGCATGTATTTTTTAGGTGAAGAAAAGGTGGAAAAGGGGATTacatttgtaaacaaaaacaaaaaaacattttccaatttttcaacAGTTACAAACTAATTTTTCGAACAGCTGGTTGGGAACTACAATTAAATCAttcttgaaataaatgaaaCCATTTTTTGATCTTGATGTAGAtgcttcaaaattttattaacattccTCTGTTTTGAGGGAGGTTAAGAATGATATATCAGGCGAGGAACTTCATTTTCTGATGGTTTGTATATGGACGTAAAACTGATTATGtatgtaaaaatgattaataggATCCaattgatttagaaaatttacataatgtgtatttacaaaattaattatagctCCGGTGACAATATacacaatatataatttattgaaaacgtTAACATTTGATTGAGTCACATAAAATTGGGAAAATATTAAGACTGATCATTTTAGATAGTTCATTGTTCACAGCTAGGCTTAAAAATGTTGTCTAATATGgcacaaaactttttatttacagaaCATCTTTAAAGCTGCAGGGATTCAgcttaaactattttatttgaGCAGCCATAACCGAAAAGGCAAAGTGACTTTGCGTCCCAGTATATTGTCCTCTTTACAACTTTTCTCCTATTTATCTATGATTCTTGGAGCAGCCTGTATAATTGGagtaagttttatataaaaaatcgtTACGAAAATTTAAGATTGTTTCACTTAATCTAtttcaaattcatatttttacaaattttatattttatttattaggaaTTAAATCAGAaatcaatggttttttttattgtcatggCTGTCAAAGTtagaatttttctttcaaaacgaTATGATATGAAATTTGGCCATTATTTCTTAATCTAATATAATtatccaaaatatatttaaaacaatgcgAATATCTTTAGTTTATGTGAAATTTGGGTGAGGTCGTTCAGcataatataaattagttttttgattgattaattattataattgttttacgGAAGTATTGTAGATATTTGTATATGATACtatggtacagtaaatctggcattttgactggaaaaaattacaatagtggatctgaggttatagatcgttaggggggcatgtaaataacttaaaaaaaaattaagagaatttttcgttccgctgtttttgagaaaatccaaaaaaatggggaaaaaaaatttggaatgcgtttttctcggaatctattgatttaagggaaaagtttttcaaataaaaaatgtagaagacactgtcagctacattttatgtcattggagcaacgtcatacgagttaaattacaaaaagtaggtggcgttaaagtatcaaaaaagggttttccacggttttcattaagaaaaaatgatttttttgtaaaagtgtaaataaaaaagttgtttgactcaaaaatagcttcaacttttatttaaacaatttttttgtaaaacttaccgtttttgaaatacagcttgctaaaaaatctgaaagttaagttttttaaaattttgaaaaggagtacttgatttcctttttattttcttggtttattttaaacatacattgttttactatagctcggaaacggtaagttt
This genomic interval from Chrysoperla carnea chromosome 1, inChrCarn1.1, whole genome shotgun sequence contains the following:
- the LOC123295287 gene encoding carbonic anhydrase 2-like, with protein sequence MFNGNNCTSLSAVSSFQYLQKFWQNFLRPNNIHYEIYYTPIDTNYQKYPETENNEYLEKVYYGNNYMQQPIIDNHDQFFNYNNRNILEQGSIIRQIPSSHQNPTNDLDTIVPKNTSKIYIEDLILPNNSGGLKDVNYFNQFRQERNNFRKLYGAMSFGYERNHKVLEPSQWHLMYPGCGAKRQSPINIIDNRIRQFPYHSEKPFNFENYFLMPNSVTLKNTGHSVELKFNYSDPSTRPFIEHGGLKYRYVLDQLHFHWGNTNLRGSEHAINSRYYAAEIHAVHVRSDYEKLKDVIEDPQGVLVIAYMLKLDDLIFDRTLELITNSLTKIVPPKSSTEIEPFPPSFLVTTNFNNHNIVSYAGSLTTPPCAEAVTWLIAPETLIISSTQLNKFRQLETGHGIMSQNNRPIQPMNRRKIFVISSFDTQNYS